From Sulfuracidifex tepidarius, one genomic window encodes:
- a CDS encoding L-aspartate oxidase, which translates to MVVIVGTGVAGLSAAVSLRRNGYKVRLITKKITGGSTYIAKGGAAASLTGDDSPELHAQDTIKVGDGMCDLKAVNYVTKEAPSAIHELEKWGFQFDPDLRLEGGHSRRRVAHKTDETGREFYEFLMSEAKKEEIPILEDRVKALMVKDNEVRGVITEGSAIEDDKVVLATGGYAYLFKFSSTQPTNVGDGMAIAFDAGALLGDMEFVQFHPTVTSIDGEVFLLTETLRGEGAVLVNDKGERFAFTYDKRGELAPRDVLSRAIYDQYSKGYKVFMDLRGIKDLERKFPVLISFLRRHNKTPSDLLDVFPGAHFVDGGVRVNTRGETNLKGLYAIGEVSDSGLHGANRLASNSLIEGLVFGMNLYRYIDKWEGFYPDDGTMVSVTEWKGRKASIDEIREMNWSNVGIVRNKERLEKAIAYYKEVDTSSSCEESKASLISYLTAYSALMRDESRGNHFREDFPFHKKEWEGKRIYFRLTRS; encoded by the coding sequence ATGGTCGTTATAGTAGGAACGGGCGTTGCGGGACTATCAGCTGCGGTTTCGCTGAGGAGAAACGGATACAAGGTCAGGCTGATCACTAAAAAGATAACCGGAGGTTCTACTTACATAGCTAAAGGAGGTGCAGCAGCTTCACTTACAGGGGACGATTCGCCGGAGCTCCACGCACAGGACACGATCAAAGTAGGAGACGGAATGTGCGATTTGAAAGCCGTGAACTACGTCACAAAAGAGGCACCCTCCGCGATACATGAGCTGGAGAAGTGGGGGTTTCAGTTTGACCCAGATCTAAGGCTAGAGGGAGGTCATTCGAGGAGAAGGGTCGCGCACAAAACGGACGAAACAGGTAGGGAATTCTATGAATTCTTGATGAGCGAGGCAAAAAAGGAGGAGATACCCATTCTAGAGGACAGAGTTAAGGCCCTAATGGTGAAAGATAACGAAGTGAGGGGAGTTATCACGGAGGGAAGTGCGATAGAGGACGACAAAGTCGTTCTGGCGACAGGGGGATATGCTTACCTCTTTAAGTTCTCATCAACTCAGCCTACAAATGTTGGAGATGGTATGGCTATTGCTTTCGACGCAGGGGCTCTACTGGGAGACATGGAGTTCGTCCAGTTCCACCCCACGGTAACTTCAATCGATGGAGAAGTGTTTCTTCTCACAGAGACCTTGAGGGGAGAAGGAGCAGTGTTAGTTAACGATAAGGGGGAGAGGTTCGCATTTACCTATGATAAAAGGGGAGAGTTGGCTCCTAGGGACGTCTTGTCGAGGGCGATTTATGATCAGTACAGCAAGGGTTACAAGGTCTTCATGGACCTGAGAGGTATAAAGGACTTGGAGAGAAAGTTCCCCGTGTTAATCTCGTTCCTGAGGAGGCACAATAAAACTCCTTCCGATTTATTGGACGTCTTCCCTGGAGCGCATTTCGTAGACGGAGGGGTGAGGGTAAACACAAGGGGCGAGACGAACTTGAAGGGGCTCTACGCTATAGGTGAGGTCAGCGATTCAGGGCTTCACGGAGCTAATAGGCTTGCCAGCAACTCCCTCATCGAGGGTCTCGTATTTGGAATGAACTTGTATAGGTACATAGACAAGTGGGAGGGGTTCTACCCCGACGACGGGACTATGGTGAGCGTGACAGAATGGAAAGGCAGGAAAGCTTCGATCGACGAAATAAGGGAAATGAACTGGAGTAACGTTGGAATAGTGAGGAATAAGGAAAGGCTGGAAAAGGCAATCGCGTACTATAAAGAAGTAGATACTTCGTCTTCATGTGAGGAATCCAAGGCATCTCTGATCTCCTATTTAACTGCTTATTCCGCGTTGATGAGGGACGAGAGCAGAGGAAATCACTTCAGGGAGGATTTCCCATTTCATAAAAAAGAATGGGAGGGTAAGAGAATATATTTCAGGCTGACTAGAAGTTGA
- a CDS encoding ABC transporter ATP-binding protein gives MSVIVAEQLVKYYDRKGKKPALNGVSFEVSKGEVSALLGPNGSGKTTSIRIVMGLIYPNEGKVSVLGQNPFSRKEIFREIGYVQELPNLPPFMSGREVLEMSCSIKGIDKAEVGRVLELVGMKEFADRKIAKYSKGMTQRIAIAEALLGNPSLLIMDEPNIGTDPIINLKIREIIEGLKRGGTSVFMTSHQLDDVRKMADTVYLIYRGRVFFRGSVEDMIKKFLGVVVIVDTSTPEKLQEVVKNVEYVTISDVKKRGQDYRFTLSLKEDRREELSQILITQGVKVKDFFINDELDEAYERAMENASKEK, from the coding sequence ATGAGTGTAATAGTTGCGGAGCAGCTAGTAAAGTATTATGATAGAAAGGGAAAGAAACCTGCACTTAACGGGGTGTCGTTTGAGGTCAGTAAAGGCGAAGTCAGTGCCCTCCTTGGCCCCAATGGCTCAGGAAAGACCACTTCAATAAGGATAGTAATGGGGTTGATTTACCCTAACGAGGGCAAGGTATCAGTTCTAGGTCAGAACCCCTTCTCTAGAAAGGAAATATTCAGGGAAATAGGTTACGTCCAGGAATTGCCTAACTTACCGCCATTTATGAGTGGGAGGGAAGTCTTGGAGATGTCCTGTTCCATAAAGGGGATAGACAAGGCTGAAGTAGGCAGGGTTCTAGAGCTGGTAGGGATGAAGGAGTTCGCAGACAGGAAGATAGCCAAGTACAGCAAAGGGATGACACAAAGGATAGCTATAGCTGAGGCACTTCTCGGTAACCCGTCTCTCCTAATCATGGACGAGCCTAACATAGGGACAGATCCTATTATAAACCTAAAAATAAGGGAGATCATTGAGGGGCTCAAGAGAGGAGGCACTTCAGTGTTCATGACGTCTCATCAACTTGACGACGTCAGGAAAATGGCAGATACCGTTTACCTAATTTATAGAGGGAGAGTTTTCTTCAGGGGGAGCGTTGAGGACATGATAAAGAAGTTCTTGGGAGTTGTAGTTATAGTTGACACAAGTACACCGGAAAAACTTCAGGAAGTGGTGAAGAACGTCGAGTATGTTACTATCAGCGACGTTAAGAAGAGGGGGCAAGACTACAGGTTTACTCTCTCTTTGAAGGAAGACAGGAGAGAAGAGCTCTCTCAAATTCTCATTACACAAGGGGTGAAAGTAAAGGACTTCTTTATAAATGACGAGCTCGATGAAGCATACGAAAGAGCCATGGAGAACGCCTCAAAGGAGAAATAG
- a CDS encoding sulfite exporter TauE/SafE family protein: MISPLILILIGIAVGILTGVTGSSGVLIVVPALSLLGLSFQESVGSSLLVDVITTISVIIAYMRNQNVDVKLSLLLGIGAVIGAQVGARVALSVPQEPLEAIFAVFAIIMALRSFSKARNTTEPKDEGGYVRTKPSLVRRVVGIPSMSFLIGIVTGTLGASGGIMFIAVMMILEPGLPIKRMIGTATLGMMMSAISGAAAYIYTGVIDIYASIVIGLIALVSGYFFAKLANKANPRYIYAFLGAVFVVTAISEGLKIIH, encoded by the coding sequence ATGATCTCTCCGTTAATACTTATCTTAATAGGCATAGCTGTTGGAATCCTAACTGGAGTCACTGGGTCCAGCGGTGTCCTCATAGTCGTACCTGCTCTCTCTCTGCTGGGACTCTCTTTTCAGGAATCTGTAGGATCCAGCCTCTTAGTTGACGTGATTACTACAATTTCAGTCATAATAGCTTACATGCGAAATCAGAACGTGGATGTGAAACTATCGCTTCTTCTCGGCATAGGTGCAGTAATTGGAGCTCAAGTGGGGGCAAGGGTAGCCTTGTCAGTACCTCAGGAACCTTTAGAAGCTATATTTGCAGTTTTCGCCATAATTATGGCGCTGAGGTCATTCTCGAAAGCCAGAAACACAACCGAACCGAAGGACGAGGGAGGATATGTAAGGACTAAACCCTCGTTGGTGAGGAGGGTAGTTGGTATACCTTCAATGAGTTTTCTGATCGGGATAGTAACAGGTACTCTGGGAGCCAGCGGAGGGATCATGTTCATAGCAGTCATGATGATATTGGAGCCAGGTTTACCAATAAAGAGGATGATTGGAACTGCTACGCTCGGAATGATGATGTCAGCTATTAGCGGAGCTGCAGCTTATATCTACACAGGAGTAATAGACATTTATGCTTCGATAGTAATAGGACTGATAGCTCTCGTTTCGGGCTATTTCTTCGCCAAGTTAGCAAACAAGGCTAACCCGCGTTACATATATGCTTTCCTTGGCGCCGTATTTGTGGTCACAGCTATATCTGAAGGATTGAAAATAATTCATTGA
- a CDS encoding carboxypeptidase-like regulatory domain-containing protein, translated as MSALKFGTGMGILVLAIGLSIIASPFVASFSQSGFHFYSPSQDYQSYRDGQSVILDFTSPYPNSEFTVIVNQVIVNQTTHKETIKLYNSLGEFTNSTGGFYGPIISGEYPIGQYLILIEDPTYNAYSSFNISITPSSYPAYIEANVEAQNGTPISGANVQAKAPNGTIVANNVTGSNGVAYLQVQYPLSPINYTLIASANGYKTESAVVDVNSNTTFPVTLKLPYIGLYVNLTGIFQNGKQITNYSLIEGQPVTLEYQVIYQGKSVSNVEVGAYIPYVNKTLTALTNSNGLANITFTPPLVGKVSVMVNASAVYNNTAGHTEVKLNFEPTYFKVPINVKVTEENGSALFSNISLVYTNGTKETAQGSSVVFNVSYDGTPEKFMIYASSMGFVSENKTILVNGTQPVNVTLALPREYMNVSISVAQNGTTLFPPYHLVGGVPFLITVNSTMNGEPVPATLSGTLIFYNGTTKSFSTTLSSGSGQVKLVLPKTNTTAEVELKLSYDGVQYSKMFNLSSLVYPTVTTSSIPPTTTTTHPSTNYLPYIIIGIIIVIVIVAVLAFTRRPKTTK; from the coding sequence GTGTCAGCATTGAAGTTCGGAACGGGCATGGGAATTCTCGTCCTAGCTATAGGTTTATCTATAATTGCGTCTCCGTTTGTAGCGAGTTTCTCACAGAGCGGATTTCACTTCTATTCTCCATCTCAAGACTATCAATCATATAGAGATGGTCAGAGCGTAATTTTGGACTTTACATCTCCGTATCCTAACTCAGAGTTTACAGTAATAGTTAATCAAGTAATAGTTAATCAAACCACACATAAGGAGACCATTAAACTCTATAATTCATTAGGAGAATTTACTAATTCCACGGGAGGATTCTACGGTCCTATAATAAGTGGAGAGTATCCAATCGGACAGTACTTAATACTTATAGAGGATCCGACCTATAACGCATACTCATCCTTTAATATCTCCATTACTCCATCTTCATATCCTGCTTACATAGAGGCAAACGTGGAAGCTCAAAATGGCACTCCAATATCAGGAGCTAACGTTCAGGCAAAGGCCCCTAATGGAACAATTGTTGCAAATAACGTGACCGGAAGTAATGGAGTAGCGTATTTGCAAGTTCAATATCCACTTTCGCCTATAAATTACACCTTGATTGCTTCTGCTAATGGATATAAAACTGAGTCTGCAGTAGTAGATGTCAATAGTAATACTACTTTTCCAGTCACATTGAAGTTACCTTATATCGGTCTCTATGTAAACTTGACTGGAATATTCCAGAACGGTAAGCAAATCACGAATTATAGTCTAATAGAGGGACAACCAGTTACCTTAGAATATCAAGTGATCTATCAAGGTAAATCGGTCTCGAATGTAGAAGTAGGAGCTTACATTCCTTATGTAAACAAGACTTTAACAGCCCTCACAAACTCTAATGGGTTAGCTAACATAACTTTCACTCCGCCCCTAGTAGGAAAAGTATCTGTTATGGTTAATGCTTCAGCAGTTTACAATAATACTGCAGGTCACACTGAGGTAAAGTTGAATTTTGAGCCAACCTACTTTAAGGTTCCCATCAACGTCAAGGTTACAGAGGAGAATGGATCTGCTTTATTCTCCAACATAAGCTTAGTTTACACTAATGGGACTAAGGAGACTGCACAAGGATCTTCAGTGGTCTTCAACGTCAGTTATGACGGAACGCCTGAGAAGTTCATGATATACGCCTCCTCAATGGGATTCGTAAGTGAGAACAAGACCATACTGGTTAACGGAACTCAACCCGTAAATGTGACGTTAGCTCTGCCAAGGGAATACATGAACGTGAGCATCTCAGTTGCACAGAACGGAACCACTCTATTTCCACCTTACCACTTAGTCGGGGGAGTTCCATTCTTGATTACAGTGAACTCAACCATGAACGGGGAACCAGTACCTGCTACTCTATCAGGTACACTGATCTTCTATAACGGAACTACAAAGAGCTTTTCAACTACGTTATCGTCTGGGTCAGGTCAGGTGAAGCTTGTTTTACCCAAGACTAATACAACGGCAGAAGTTGAGTTAAAACTCTCATATGATGGAGTTCAGTATTCAAAAATGTTCAACTTATCCTCTTTAGTATATCCGACGGTAACAACTTCAAGTATTCCGCCAACCACTACGACTACACATCCGTCAACGAACTACCTTCCTTACATAATCATAGGTATCATAATAGTTATAGTAATAGTAGCAGTTCTAGCCTTCACTAGAAGGCCAAAAACGACTAAATAA
- a CDS encoding zinc ribbon domain-containing protein, whose amino-acid sequence MRPCPRCGHPNEDDANFCSNCGYRLTSGKVSSSKFALSYSLYVVYLIFSFLSLDSSGKIPHLMNAESVLIFTQSNVFIPLYIYSIISFILFITFLITFRNLLDGFQNRAISFASSLLSFGSKTLLMVVLFGSLLIFVLDTDNLFSFFFPLVVGLGVLGFISSILGLSISSFMIGRICNKPLISLTVVLYLIPLIGFAIT is encoded by the coding sequence TTGAGACCTTGTCCGCGTTGTGGTCATCCGAACGAAGATGATGCTAACTTCTGTTCTAACTGCGGTTACAGATTGACTTCAGGTAAGGTTTCCAGCTCAAAATTTGCCTTGTCTTACTCTCTCTATGTAGTTTACCTTATTTTTAGCTTTCTCTCTTTAGATAGCTCAGGTAAAATACCGCACCTGATGAACGCAGAGTCGGTTCTTATCTTCACTCAGAGTAACGTGTTCATTCCCTTGTATATTTACTCAATTATTTCGTTTATTCTCTTCATTACTTTCTTGATTACCTTCAGAAATCTGTTGGATGGTTTTCAGAATAGAGCTATCTCTTTTGCCTCATCTCTCTTGAGCTTCGGCTCGAAGACGCTTTTAATGGTAGTACTATTTGGTTCCCTGTTAATTTTCGTCTTGGATACTGACAACCTCTTCTCCTTTTTCTTTCCTCTTGTCGTAGGTTTAGGAGTGTTAGGTTTCATATCATCGATTTTAGGCCTCTCTATATCGTCGTTTATGATCGGCAGGATCTGTAATAAACCTTTGATTTCTCTAACTGTGGTCCTCTACTTGATCCCTTTGATAGGATTTGCTATAACGTGA
- a CDS encoding zinc ribbon domain-containing protein codes for MVKICPRCGYPNDDSFSYCQRCGYNLKRRSLSENEKNLLRGFRSFSIINLVSLIYLSVTLGLAYLLDKGVFFNDFYSFLGFLGAVAVGTILLFISVMKLRKGYSSVMRDNLKYKIPYLGTTIFIISFLFIIVFSVFFLSTSVMGLFIPSSTIPFATLSVMGLFVIGSTLSLFLGIFRAYEEFNDKVFLLSSSGFIVSTVMSCVAPFYPILLIPLWLVYLISVTLLYAASDFNLSLNREN; via the coding sequence ATGGTAAAGATCTGTCCCAGATGTGGCTATCCAAACGATGACAGCTTTTCGTACTGTCAGAGATGTGGATACAATCTCAAGAGGAGGAGTCTGAGCGAAAATGAAAAGAACCTTCTAAGGGGATTTAGATCATTTAGTATTATAAATTTGGTATCATTGATCTACCTTTCCGTGACTTTAGGTCTAGCTTATTTACTGGATAAAGGGGTCTTCTTCAACGACTTCTACTCTTTTCTGGGTTTCCTTGGAGCAGTCGCTGTAGGTACTATTTTACTGTTTATTTCAGTGATGAAGTTAAGGAAAGGATATTCCTCTGTGATGAGAGACAACTTAAAGTATAAAATACCTTATCTAGGAACTACCATATTCATTATATCTTTCCTGTTCATAATTGTCTTTTCGGTGTTTTTCCTGTCTACCTCTGTCATGGGCCTCTTCATTCCCTCATCCACCATACCTTTCGCAACCTTGTCTGTAATGGGCTTGTTTGTAATAGGATCTACTCTTTCACTTTTTCTTGGGATTTTTAGGGCATATGAGGAATTTAACGACAAAGTATTTCTATTATCGTCCTCTGGGTTCATCGTGTCTACTGTCATGTCTTGCGTAGCTCCTTTCTATCCAATCCTTTTGATCCCGTTATGGCTCGTTTATTTGATTTCTGTCACGTTGCTTTATGCAGCTAGTGATTTCAATCTTTCCTTAAATAGAGAAAACTAA
- a CDS encoding glycoside hydrolase family 1 protein yields MMEFPENFKFGWSQSGFQFEMGGGSPLDQNSDWFKWVHDKENIISGLVSGDLPENGVGYLKNYAFFHQEAKRMGLNAVRVGVEWSRLFPEKGSFNEDVINTYGQILKDLKDKGFHVILNLYHWSMPLWLHDPIMVRKGKFERSGWLMESTLDHFQEFVESSVKSLDDLVDEYVIVNEPNVIWKAGFVLTRMGFPPSYLDFEKAEIVKENLMKACNLAYKSIKGITKKKVGIVYAMADIQGDEEVKEKAKMEEEFSFLDGVNWDWLGVNYYTRIVVEPIGENFTVKRGLGMYAQGYSTSLEGRVVSDNGWEVYPEGIRNVLLESWRRYGKEIYVTENGVSDSKDMIRPWYIVSHLYYVRKAMGEGVPVKGYLHWSLVDNYEWSSGFSQRFGLMGMDFKSRKAWWRPSAYLYKEIATSREIDKRMLNYLNLSDSVE; encoded by the coding sequence ATGATGGAATTTCCTGAAAATTTCAAGTTCGGTTGGTCTCAATCCGGGTTCCAATTTGAAATGGGCGGAGGTAGTCCTCTGGATCAGAACTCGGATTGGTTCAAGTGGGTCCACGACAAGGAAAACATAATCTCAGGATTGGTGAGCGGAGACTTACCTGAGAACGGAGTAGGCTACTTGAAAAATTACGCTTTCTTCCATCAGGAAGCTAAAAGGATGGGTCTAAACGCTGTCAGAGTCGGGGTAGAATGGTCTAGGTTGTTCCCGGAAAAGGGAAGTTTCAATGAAGATGTAATAAACACCTATGGACAGATTCTGAAGGACCTGAAAGACAAGGGATTCCACGTCATTCTCAACTTATATCATTGGTCTATGCCGTTATGGTTACACGATCCAATAATGGTCAGGAAGGGGAAGTTTGAGAGGTCTGGTTGGCTCATGGAAAGCACGTTAGACCACTTCCAGGAATTCGTGGAGAGTTCCGTAAAGAGCTTAGACGACCTTGTTGATGAGTACGTGATCGTGAATGAGCCGAACGTAATTTGGAAGGCCGGTTTCGTGTTAACGAGAATGGGTTTCCCTCCGTCTTATCTGGACTTCGAGAAGGCTGAGATAGTCAAGGAAAACTTGATGAAGGCATGCAACTTAGCTTACAAGTCCATTAAGGGGATCACGAAGAAGAAAGTGGGAATCGTGTACGCTATGGCTGACATCCAAGGTGATGAGGAAGTAAAGGAAAAGGCGAAAATGGAGGAGGAGTTTTCCTTCCTAGACGGAGTTAATTGGGATTGGCTAGGAGTGAACTATTACACCAGAATAGTAGTTGAACCTATTGGAGAGAATTTCACCGTTAAGAGGGGACTAGGTATGTATGCACAAGGTTATTCAACTAGCCTCGAGGGAAGGGTTGTTTCTGATAATGGATGGGAAGTATACCCTGAGGGGATCAGAAACGTCCTTCTTGAGTCGTGGAGGAGGTACGGTAAGGAGATTTACGTTACAGAAAACGGTGTCTCAGATTCTAAGGATATGATAAGACCATGGTACATAGTGTCCCACCTTTACTATGTAAGGAAGGCGATGGGAGAAGGAGTTCCTGTTAAAGGGTATCTTCACTGGTCTCTAGTGGACAATTACGAATGGTCTTCGGGATTTTCCCAACGTTTCGGTCTCATGGGAATGGACTTCAAGAGCAGGAAAGCTTGGTGGAGGCCGTCAGCTTATCTTTATAAAGAGATTGCTACATCTAGGGAAATTGACAAGAGAATGCTAAATTATTTAAATCTGTCTGATTCCGTCGAATGA
- a CDS encoding DUF1059 domain-containing protein, giving the protein MAKYSFSCASIGQNCGFEIVNASSEDELLQQITVHAKSSHGINNPPKDLVDKIKANIKKSGKYSFSCASIGQNCGFEIKNAGNEDELMQQIALHAKLSHGINNPPKDLVDKIKANIKAE; this is encoded by the coding sequence ATGGCAAAGTATTCGTTTTCGTGTGCAAGTATAGGGCAGAACTGTGGTTTCGAGATAGTTAATGCCTCTTCTGAGGACGAGCTCCTGCAACAAATTACGGTTCATGCAAAGAGCAGTCATGGTATCAACAACCCACCGAAGGACCTAGTGGACAAGATAAAAGCTAACATAAAGAAATCAGGAAAGTATTCGTTTTCGTGTGCAAGTATAGGGCAGAACTGTGGTTTCGAGATAAAGAATGCTGGAAATGAAGACGAGTTAATGCAACAAATAGCTCTTCACGCTAAGCTCAGTCATGGTATCAACAACCCACCGAAGGACCTAGTGGACAAGATAAAAGCTAACATAAAAGCTGAATAA
- a CDS encoding DUF1059 domain-containing protein — MQLFGKKKKLYFSCSKIGMNCGFEVKGASNEDELMEILKIHASKAHGMTSIPQSTIDAIKSNVEKK; from the coding sequence ATGCAGTTATTTGGTAAGAAAAAGAAACTATATTTCTCGTGTTCAAAGATAGGAATGAACTGTGGGTTTGAAGTGAAAGGAGCATCGAACGAAGATGAGCTAATGGAGATATTGAAGATTCACGCCTCGAAAGCTCACGGAATGACATCTATACCACAGAGTACAATAGACGCAATAAAGAGTAACGTGGAAAAGAAATAG
- a CDS encoding rubrerythrin family protein produces MKSMKGTQTEKNFKEGFIGESMANRRYLYFAKRADEEGYPEVAGLLRSISEGETAHAFGHLDFIRQGDSVDPATGKPIKTIEEMLESAVAGETYEFTQMYPGFAKTAREEGFDEAAEWFETLARAEKSHAEKFTNILKQVRGE; encoded by the coding sequence ATGAAAAGCATGAAAGGTACACAAACGGAGAAGAACTTCAAAGAAGGTTTTATAGGAGAATCAATGGCTAACAGGAGGTATCTTTATTTCGCAAAGAGAGCCGATGAGGAAGGGTATCCTGAAGTAGCCGGGTTGCTGAGAAGTATATCTGAGGGAGAGACCGCTCACGCTTTCGGACACTTGGACTTCATAAGACAAGGCGACTCAGTAGACCCCGCAACTGGGAAACCGATCAAGACAATAGAGGAGATGCTGGAGTCAGCAGTAGCAGGAGAGACCTACGAGTTCACACAGATGTACCCTGGCTTCGCTAAGACAGCTAGAGAGGAAGGTTTCGATGAGGCAGCTGAGTGGTTCGAAACCTTAGCAAGGGCTGAGAAAAGCCACGCAGAGAAGTTCACCAACATCCTTAAGCAAGTAAGGGGAGAGTAA
- a CDS encoding heterodisulfide reductase-related iron-sulfur binding cluster, producing the protein MYSLNKDNPSFFDKNKLQSEFIRQASVCHGCRRCFNYCPAFPTLFKFTDSKGVKALTLDDLYTIASECFHCNMCYVNCPFTPPNDLNMDFPHLLEWGWLLMRKERGIPLKERLYEMLDFVGIARPIAPAMVNFLESEDAPKLRVSERSFKQSFSAPKVPNPVAKVILFPTCLVDNFFVEIGKDLVEVYSKLGIQVEVGDFVCCGAPMLDAGDADALKKNAERNYSKIKDYLEKGYDVVSPVPTCTLMLSKEYQYVLDKEQIKVYDAMEYLMKLKKEGKIKLDYKLPLSAFYHAPCHLKYLGVGYPGVQTLRMIKTKVELADKGCSGIDGGWGLRNYSKAKVVGSKMMEAFSQSTADVFVTECPLAGMQIEKASGKKPLHPIQMLKRAMENDKS; encoded by the coding sequence TTGTATTCGTTAAATAAAGACAATCCATCCTTTTTTGATAAAAATAAACTTCAGTCGGAGTTCATCCGTCAAGCTTCTGTCTGTCATGGTTGCAGAAGGTGCTTCAATTACTGTCCCGCTTTCCCTACACTCTTTAAGTTCACTGATTCTAAGGGGGTGAAAGCCTTAACTTTGGACGATCTTTACACAATAGCTTCAGAGTGTTTCCATTGTAACATGTGTTACGTCAACTGCCCTTTTACTCCTCCTAATGATCTAAACATGGACTTTCCCCACCTCTTGGAGTGGGGGTGGCTACTCATGAGGAAAGAGAGAGGGATACCGCTGAAGGAGAGGCTTTATGAGATGCTCGACTTCGTCGGGATAGCTAGGCCAATTGCGCCTGCTATGGTCAATTTCCTTGAGAGCGAGGACGCTCCCAAACTCAGAGTGTCGGAGAGAAGCTTCAAGCAGTCCTTCAGTGCTCCTAAGGTACCAAATCCCGTGGCGAAGGTGATCCTGTTTCCAACCTGTTTAGTCGATAATTTCTTCGTCGAGATAGGAAAGGACTTAGTTGAAGTCTACTCCAAACTGGGAATCCAAGTAGAGGTGGGTGACTTCGTCTGTTGTGGTGCTCCGATGCTAGACGCAGGAGACGCCGACGCGCTCAAGAAGAACGCTGAAAGGAACTATTCCAAGATCAAGGATTACCTTGAGAAGGGATACGACGTGGTGTCTCCAGTGCCCACTTGTACCCTCATGTTGTCCAAGGAATACCAATACGTGTTAGACAAGGAACAGATCAAGGTTTACGATGCCATGGAGTACCTAATGAAGTTGAAGAAGGAAGGCAAAATAAAGCTGGACTATAAGCTACCCTTGTCAGCTTTCTATCACGCTCCGTGCCACCTGAAATACTTAGGAGTTGGCTATCCTGGAGTTCAGACTTTAAGGATGATCAAAACGAAAGTGGAGCTTGCAGATAAAGGATGTTCTGGAATAGACGGGGGATGGGGTTTAAGGAACTACTCTAAGGCTAAGGTTGTCGGTTCAAAGATGATGGAGGCATTCTCGCAGAGCACGGCCGACGTCTTTGTGACTGAGTGCCCCTTGGCGGGAATGCAGATAGAGAAAGCGTCAGGAAAGAAGCCTTTACACCCGATCCAGATGCTCAAGAGGGCGATGGAAAATGATAAGAGTTGA
- a CDS encoding DUF3501 family protein, with amino-acid sequence MIRVEEVLPWKEYEPKRSERISKAVEIKKERRIELGDRMSILFENKDTVLHQIQEMVYLDRLSSKEDIEKEIEVYKSWLPCGGKVKATLYIYAKDNADLLNVFKTLPKIYDSIFLKVGDKVIQGDPENGIDQGEAFSTLQPLTFDLQGERSSDIEIHVIHENYKFKTKIPETLAKKLIDEAYEKCG; translated from the coding sequence ATGATAAGAGTTGAAGAAGTACTCCCCTGGAAAGAATACGAACCCAAGAGGAGTGAAAGGATATCTAAGGCAGTAGAGATCAAGAAGGAGAGGAGGATAGAGCTGGGTGACAGGATGTCGATCCTGTTCGAGAACAAGGATACAGTCCTGCACCAGATTCAGGAGATGGTCTATCTGGACAGGTTGAGCAGCAAGGAGGACATCGAAAAGGAAATAGAGGTATACAAGAGTTGGCTACCTTGTGGGGGTAAAGTTAAGGCAACCCTCTACATTTACGCTAAGGATAATGCAGATCTCTTGAACGTTTTCAAGACCCTACCTAAGATATACGACTCCATTTTCCTGAAGGTAGGAGACAAGGTAATTCAGGGAGACCCTGAGAACGGCATAGACCAAGGAGAAGCGTTCTCTACATTACAACCCCTGACCTTCGATTTGCAGGGAGAGAGGTCATCCGACATAGAGATTCACGTTATACATGAGAACTATAAATTCAAGACCAAGATTCCAGAAACACTGGCTAAGAAGCTAATCGATGAAGCGTACGAGAAGTGCGGCTGA